A portion of the Thermosediminibacter oceani DSM 16646 genome contains these proteins:
- the secE gene encoding preprotein translocase subunit SecE: MAAGGEGFLKRSSRFFKEVRSELKKVTWPTRDELVSYTIVVLVSVALVSGFIWIVDSILMNVLKTILR; the protein is encoded by the coding sequence ATGGCAGCCGGCGGCGAAGGTTTCTTAAAAAGAAGCAGCAGATTTTTTAAAGAAGTCAGGTCGGAACTGAAAAAGGTAACCTGGCCTACCAGGGATGAACTGGTGTCATACACGATCGTTGTACTTGTATCCGTAGCCCTGGTTAGCGGTTTTATATGGATAGTTGACAGCATTCTGATGAATGTTCTGAAGACGATTCTCCGATAA
- the nusG gene encoding transcription termination/antitermination protein NusG → MSKNWYVIHTYSGYENKVKANLEKRVESMGMQDKIFRVLVPVEEEVEIKNGKKKVTQRKIFPGYVLVEMIVTDDSWHVVRNTPGVTGFVGTGNKPIPLQESEIKAILKQMGIEEPKPKLDIDVDQNVKVVSGPFENFVGKVLEINHEKQKVKVLISMFGRETPIELDFNQVEKI, encoded by the coding sequence ATGTCTAAAAACTGGTACGTAATCCATACTTATTCCGGTTACGAAAACAAGGTAAAGGCAAACCTGGAAAAGCGCGTGGAATCCATGGGAATGCAGGACAAGATCTTCCGGGTGCTGGTCCCCGTGGAGGAAGAAGTTGAGATAAAAAACGGGAAGAAGAAGGTAACCCAGCGCAAGATATTTCCGGGATACGTCCTTGTGGAAATGATAGTTACCGACGATTCCTGGCACGTGGTTAGGAACACCCCCGGTGTCACGGGCTTTGTAGGTACCGGGAATAAACCCATTCCGCTGCAGGAATCGGAAATAAAAGCGATTTTGAAGCAGATGGGTATAGAGGAGCCCAAACCGAAGCTCGACATTGATGTCGACCAGAATGTAAAAGTCGTTTCCGGACCTTTCGAAAACTTTGTAGGCAAGGTGCTCGAGATAAACCATGAAAAACAGAAAGTAAAGGTCCTTATATCCATGTTTGGGCGGGAAACACCTATCGAGCTTGACTTTAACCAGGTGGAAAAAATATAA
- the rpmG gene encoding 50S ribosomal protein L33: MRVNVVLECTECKHRNYHTEKNKKNDPDRLELRKYCKFCGRHTLHKETK, from the coding sequence ATGAGAGTTAACGTAGTGCTGGAGTGCACCGAATGCAAGCACAGGAATTACCACACCGAAAAGAATAAGAAAAACGACCCGGATCGACTTGAACTCAGAAAGTACTGCAAGTTCTGCGGGCGTCACACCCTGCACAAAGAGACGAAATAG
- the rplA gene encoding 50S ribosomal protein L1 codes for MPKRSKSYLEALKLVDRTRLYEPKEAIELALQTANKKFDETIEVAVRLGVDPRHADQQVRSTVVLPHGTGKTVRVLVFAKGDKATEAEQAGADYVGAEDLIAKIEGGFLDFDVAVATPDMMGAVGKLGRILGPKGLMPNPKAGTVTFDVAKAVKEIKAGKIEYRVDKTGIVHAPIGKKSFGPDKLLDNFTALMESIIKAKPAAAKGTYIKSVVISSTMGPGIKINPLKVVEKK; via the coding sequence ATGCCAAAGAGAAGCAAGAGCTATCTAGAAGCGTTGAAGTTAGTGGACAGGACCAGGCTCTATGAACCCAAGGAAGCCATAGAACTGGCCCTCCAGACCGCTAATAAGAAATTCGACGAGACCATCGAAGTAGCCGTAAGGCTGGGCGTTGACCCGCGCCATGCCGACCAGCAGGTGAGGAGCACGGTAGTGCTTCCCCACGGTACGGGCAAAACCGTCCGAGTGCTGGTGTTTGCAAAGGGCGATAAGGCAACGGAAGCCGAGCAAGCAGGCGCAGACTACGTAGGTGCTGAAGACCTGATTGCCAAAATCGAAGGCGGATTTCTGGATTTCGATGTAGCTGTAGCTACGCCCGACATGATGGGCGCCGTGGGTAAATTGGGCCGCATACTGGGTCCGAAGGGTCTGATGCCCAACCCCAAAGCCGGAACCGTTACCTTCGATGTAGCCAAGGCCGTAAAGGAGATAAAGGCCGGTAAGATCGAATACCGCGTCGACAAAACCGGTATAGTTCACGCTCCCATAGGAAAGAAATCTTTCGGTCCCGATAAATTGCTGGATAACTTCACGGCTCTGATGGAGTCCATAATCAAAGCGAAACCCGCCGCTGCCAAAGGAACGTATATAAAGAGCGTGGTAATCTCCAGTACCATGGGTCCGGGGATTAAAATAAATCCGTTGAAAGTAGTTGAGAAAAAGTAA
- the rplK gene encoding 50S ribosomal protein L11 translates to MAKKVIAVVKLQIPAGKATPAPPVGPALGPTGINIMNFCKEFNEKTAAQAGLIIPVELTVYQDRSFSFVLKTPPASVLLMKAAGVEKGSGEPNKNKVGKVTKKDIREIAELKMKDLNAASLEAAMRMIEGTARSMGITVVD, encoded by the coding sequence ATGGCCAAAAAGGTAATAGCAGTGGTAAAACTCCAGATCCCAGCTGGAAAAGCCACACCTGCTCCTCCGGTAGGTCCTGCCCTGGGTCCGACGGGTATCAACATAATGAACTTCTGCAAGGAGTTCAACGAGAAAACCGCAGCTCAGGCCGGTCTTATTATTCCGGTGGAGTTGACAGTATACCAGGATAGATCTTTCAGCTTTGTACTCAAGACACCGCCGGCATCGGTGCTGCTCATGAAAGCCGCCGGTGTTGAGAAGGGTTCGGGAGAACCCAACAAGAACAAGGTAGGCAAGGTTACCAAGAAGGACATAAGGGAAATTGCCGAGCTGAAGATGAAGGATCTGAATGCCGCCAGCCTCGAAGCGGCCATGAGGATGATAGAGGGTACAGCCCGCAGCATGGGAATTACCGTGGTCGACTGA
- the rplL gene encoding 50S ribosomal protein L7/L12 has translation MTKDEIIAAIENMTVLELSELVKALQEKFGVTAAAPVAVAAGPAAPGAAEAAAPEQTEFDVILANPGAEKIKVIKVVRELTGLGLKEAKDLVDGAPKPIKEKVSKEEAEQIKAKLAEVGATVEIK, from the coding sequence ATGACAAAAGATGAAATCATTGCTGCTATAGAGAATATGACCGTTTTAGAGCTTTCCGAACTGGTGAAAGCCCTTCAAGAGAAATTCGGTGTGACCGCCGCCGCTCCGGTGGCCGTGGCTGCCGGTCCTGCTGCTCCCGGCGCTGCTGAGGCTGCAGCTCCCGAGCAGACCGAATTTGACGTGATCCTGGCCAACCCCGGCGCTGAAAAGATCAAGGTAATCAAGGTTGTAAGAGAGCTCACAGGCCTCGGGCTGAAGGAAGCCAAGGACCTGGTAGACGGAGCTCCGAAACCAATAAAGGAAAAGGTCAGCAAGGAAGAAGCCGAGCAGATCAAAGCGAAACTTGCCGAAGTCGGCGCTACTGTCGAGATAAAATAA
- the rplJ gene encoding 50S ribosomal protein L10, which translates to MGTREEKQQLVAELKDKFSRARAAILTDYKGLNVAEITELRRKLREQGVEYKVVKNTLTKIAVKDFEYNLDEYLEGPTAVAFGFDDPVAPAKVLVDFAKDHKQLEIKGGVVEGRVADKAMIEQLAKLPRKEELIAKAVGAVQSPLYGIVWVLQGPILDLVYTLQAIQDKKAS; encoded by the coding sequence GTGGGAACCAGGGAGGAAAAACAGCAGCTGGTTGCTGAGCTGAAGGATAAGTTCAGCAGGGCTAGAGCAGCCATATTGACCGACTACAAAGGCCTCAATGTGGCGGAGATCACCGAGCTTCGCAGAAAGCTGAGAGAACAGGGCGTCGAATACAAGGTAGTAAAAAACACCCTCACCAAAATTGCTGTAAAGGACTTTGAATACAACCTGGATGAGTACTTAGAGGGTCCTACGGCAGTGGCTTTCGGCTTCGACGACCCTGTTGCTCCGGCCAAGGTACTGGTGGATTTCGCCAAAGACCATAAGCAGCTGGAGATAAAGGGCGGCGTCGTGGAAGGCCGGGTGGCCGACAAGGCCATGATAGAGCAACTGGCAAAGCTTCCCCGGAAGGAGGAACTCATTGCCAAAGCCGTGGGAGCCGTCCAGTCGCCCCTCTACGGCATCGTCTGGGTGCTGCAGGGGCCCATTCTCGACCTGGTATACACTCTGCAGGCCATTCAGGACAAAAAGGCGTCTTAA